CAGCAGCCGAAGCCCTTCCAGAGGTCCCAGGGGGAAGTGGAATGCATCATTTACGGGAGAACGAGCAGGTAATGAAACTGGCAGCCCTTATAGACGGCCTGAACGTAACCCGGATCACGGGCGACGGGGCAGTGGAGATCACGGGGATCACGAAAGATTCCAGGTCCGCGGGCCGGGGTTCTCTTTTTTTCGCCACAAAGAAAAGCATGGCCTATATAGAAGAAGCATTGAGGCTCGGCGCAACGGCCGTGGCAGCGGAGGAGACGCCGGAGAGGCCTGTCCCCTGCCTGATCCTGACCCCCGACGTGGACGAGCTTCTCGGGAACGTGGCGGCCCGGTTTTTCGGCATGCCTTCAAAGGACCTCTTCGTGGCGGGCATCACCGGGACCAACGGCAAGACCACGACCACCTTTCTCATGGAGTCCATGGCGCGGGAAGCCGGCAGGAACGCCGGGGTCATCGGCACTATCTCCTACCGGTACGGCGGCCAGGTCCTCTCCGCACCCAACACCACGCCCGGCGCAGTGGAGCTCCACGGCCTTCTTCAGGAGATGCGCCTCGCAGGCACCGAAATCGTGGCCATGGAGGTCTCCTCCCACGCCCTCGACCAGAAGCGGGTGGAAGGCATCGACTTCGATATGGCCATCTTCACGAACCTGACCCAGGACCACCTCGATTACCATAAGACCATGGAGGAGTATAAGGAGGCGAAAACGCTCCTTTTTACGCGCTACCTGGAAATGAGCGCGAAAAAGAGAAAATATGCGGTCCTTAACCTCGACGACCCGGAGGTCGCCGTCTTCCAGCCCGGATTAAACGTAAGGACCCTGACTTATTCGATACACGAAGAGGCCGACGCCTTCCTCGTCTCGGGCACGGAGACGATCGACGGGCTCTCTCTTCGCGTCTCCCTCAGGGGAGAGACAATGGACCTTCGATCCGGTCTCGTAGGGATGTTCAACGCCTCCAATATCCTCGCCGCCTGCCTTTTCGGCTACGGCGCGGCTCTTCCCCGGGAGGCCATACAGAAAGGGGTGGAACACCTCACCGGCGTGCCCGGCAGGCTTGAAAGGGTCGCCAACGGACAAGGCATCTCCGTCTTCGTCGACTATGCCCATACCCCGGATGCGCTGCAAAAAGTTCTCGGACTTTTGGGACGCCTGAAGACCGGCCGCCTCATCGTCGTCTTCGGCTGCGGCGGAGACAGGGACGCGGCAAAACGGCCGATCATGGGAGGCATCGCTTCCCATCTGGCAGATTTTTCCATCGTCACCTCCGATAATCCACGGAGCGAGAAGCCTGAAAAGATCGTGAAAGAGATTGTCTCGGGTTTTAACGGCGGCCCGTTCAAAACAATAGAGAATAGAAGGGACGCCATAACGGAGGGCCTCTCCATGGCGAGACCGGGGGACGTGGTCCTGATCGCCGGCAAAGGACACGAGGATTACCAGATCATCGGAGATCGCACCCTCCATTTCAGCGACAGGGAAGTTGCAGAGGAGTATTTAAATGTGGCCCACGGCTGAAGTGATAAAGGCGGTAGGGGGCACGGCGTACCGCGTCGAGCGGGAGAGCTTCGCCTCCATATCGACCGACACGAGGACCATCGGCAAGGGCGACCTCTATATCCCCCTTACCGGCGCCAATTTTGACGGCCATTTCTTCGTGGAACAGGCGTACGAGGCATCGCTGGGCGGCGCCCTGTGCGAAAAGGGGCGGGAAGAGATCTATAAAAAGGTGAAGGGCACCGTGATCCTCGTGGAAAATACGGTCCAGGCGCTCCTCGACCTCGCCCGGTGGAAAAGGCAGACCCTTACCGGGACCTGCATCGCCATCACCGGAAGTAACGGTAAGACGACCACCAAAGAGATACTCGTAGATATGATGAAGCGTTCGTTCTCCGTGGCATATAACGAGAAGAACTTTAATAACCTTATAGGCGTTTCGAAGAGCATCCTCTCCATTGAAGGGCAGCCCCAAGTACTCGTCTTCGAGCTCGGCACCAATAGCCCCGGCGAGATCAAGGCCTTAGCCCGGACCACACTCCCCGATTGTTCCCTCATCACCAACATCAACCCGTCCCACCTCGAGGGGCTCTTCGATGTCGAAGGCGTGCTTGCGGAGAAGCTCGACCTTTTCCATTCCACCCGGGAAGGAGGCAAGGTATTTATCAATGCCGACGACCCTTATCTCGCGGCCGCCTATCAGGAAACAGGCCGTGAAACGTGTGTCTACGGAATTGCCCGTGAGGCGCCCTTTCACCTCAGGGTGGATCGGGACCTCGGTTGGGTTGGATCGGAGATCACCCTTACCTTTCCCGGGGCCGAGATCCGCGCCGTGACCCGGCTTCTCGGGACGCACAATCTCTACAATATCCTCGCCGCCTCCGCCATAGCCTATTCGGCGGGGCTTGGCGCAGACGCGATCGGTCAGACGATCGAGACCTTCCGTCCCTTTTCCATGCGCTTTACGGTGAAAAAATCCCCCCGGGGTTTCACCGTGGTGGACGACACGTACAACGCCAACCCCGCATCCATGGAATGGGCGATCCGCACGCTCGAAAGCCTGCCCTGTCAGGGCAAAAGGCTCGCGGTCCTCGGGGACATGAGGGAGCTGGGGGAAAAGAGCGCCTTCTACCACAGGGAGCTGGGCAGGTTTCTCAAAGGGACCTCTCTTCCCGTGATCGCCCTCGTGGGCGAGTCTATGAAGGAGGCATACGTTGAGCTGGGCGCTGACCGTGCCCGCCTCTTCAGCGACAAAGCGGCACTTATCACATATGTCGAAGGCGCACTGGAAGAAGGAGATGTAATCCTGGTGAAAGGCTCGAGGGCGGCAAAAATGGAAGAAATAGTGGAGGCCCTGATCTCATGATCTACCACCTCCTCTACCCGCTCCACACGACAATCACCTTTTTCAACGTATTCCGGTACATCACCTTCCGGACCGTGCTCGCCACGCTCTCCGCCCTGATCATAAGCTTTTTTCTGACCCCTTACGCGATCAGGAAGTTCAACGAGTGGAAGATCAAGAGCGATACGAGGGAAGACGTGCCCGAGAGGCACGCCCAGAAATCGGGGACCCCTACCATGGGAGGCTTCGTCATTCTCGTCTCCACGATCATCCCTACCCTGTGCTGGGCCGACCTGACGAACGAGTATATCTGGCTCGTCACCTTCACCATGCTCGGCTTCGGGGCAATAGGCTTCATCGACGACGCGCGTAAGCTCGGAAGCACCAAGGGTAAAGGCATCACGGGGCGGATGAAGCTCCTCCTCCAGATACTGCTCGCCCTGCTCATCAGCGCCTTCGTCTATTCGAGACCGGGTTTCAACGCGGAGCTGACCATACCTTTTTTCAAGAACGCCACCCCCGACCTTGGGATCTTCTATATCATCCTCGGGGTAATCATCGTGGTGGGCTCCTCGAACGGGGTCAACCTGACGGACGGGCTCGACGGGCTCGCCATAGGCCCGGTACTCACCGTCTGCTCCACCTTCCTCCTCTTCGCCTATCTCGTGGGAAACGTGAAATTCGCCCAGTACCTGCAGATCTTTTACGTGAGGGGCGCGGGAGAGCTGACGATCCTTTGCGGGGCCATGCTCGGGGCGGGCATCGGCTTTCTCTGGTACAATACCTTCCCCGCCGAGCTTTTCATGGGCGATACAGGCTCCCTATCGCTTGGGGCATCCCTGGGGGCGATCGCCATCATCATAAAGCAGGAGGCCCTCCTGGTCATCGCAGGCGGCATATTCGTGATCGAGACCGTCTCCGTGATCATCCAGGTCCTCTCCTTCAAGTATCGGGGCAAGAGGGTCTTCAGGATGGCGCCCATCCACCACCATTTCGAATTGAAAGGGTGGAACGAAGGCAAGATCGTGGTGAGGTTCTGGATCATTTCGGTGATCCTCGGCCTTATCGCGCTTAGCACATTGAAATTGAGGTGATATGTCCTTACCTGACCATATATTGATCGTGGGCCTCGGTAAATCCGGGGTCGCCCTTGCGAAATTCCTCTATGGAACGGGCAGGAAGATCGCCATTACGGATGCAAAAACGAGAGAGGCCCTTGCGCCGTCGCTCAAGGCACTCGAAGGGATTCAATTCGAGGGCTTTTTCGGCGGCCACGAGGGGGATTTCCTCGCCTCCTACCCTTTTGTAGTCGTAAGCCCCGGGGTCGACAGCCGCCTGCCTTTTCTCATGGAAGCGAAGGCAAAAGGCATCCCCGTGATAGGGGAGATCGAGCTCGCCGCGCGCTTTACGTCCGAGCCCATTATCGCCGTCACCGGCACGAACGGAAAGACCACGACCACGACGCTCCTGGGCGATATTTTTTCACGGGCTTTCAAGGGGGTCTTCGTGGGGGGCAATATCGGAAACCCCTTCATCAATCATGTGGCCGCGAAAGAGGACGGTTCTTACGTGATCCTCGAGGTGAGCAGTTTTCAGCTGGAGACGGTGGAGACCTTCAGGCCCCAGACCGCGCTCCTCCTCAACATTACGGAGGACCATCTCGACCGGTATGGAAGCTACAAAGAATATACAGACGCAAAATACCGGATCTTCGAGAATCAGTCATCAACTGATTTTGCCGTGGTGAGAGCGGGCCTGGCCCATGAGGGACTGAAGGCACATACGCTCTTCTTCTCCTCCACGGGGCCGGTGGCAGAAGGGGCCTTCCTCGAGGGCGATCTCATGAAGGTGAGGGTGAAGGGCAAAGAATTTCTCTATAAAAGAAGCCTCTCCAGGCTCGTGGGGGTCCACAACACGGAAAACCTCCTCGCCGCCCTCATCACGGCCCATATCCATGATATCGACCAGGAGATCATCGAAGGGGCACTCAATCAATTCAAAGGCCTCGCCCACCGGGTCGAGCCCGTGAGGGAGATCGGAGGGGTCGTCTTTTATAACGATTCGAAGGCAACCAATGTGGATGCCACGAAAAGGGCGCTTGAAAGCATGAATTCAAAGGTGGTGCTCATTGCAGGCGGCAAGGACAAGGGCGGCAGCTATCGATCCATTGCAGGTCTCAAGGAGAAACTCCGGGCCATGGTGCTCATCGGGGAGGCGAAGGAGCGTATTGCCCGGGAAATAGGAGACATCACTCAGGTCTATATGGAAACGGATATGCAGGGGGCCGTGGAGCGGGCGCTCACAATTGCCCGAAAAGGCGACGGCGTACTCTTCTCCCCCATGTGCAGCAGTTTCGACATGTTCCGGGATTACAAGGAACGGGGTAACATCTTTAAGGGCATAGTGGAGTCATTATGAAGAAAGCCGCCATCCTCATACTTGCCGCCCTTCTCCTCTACGGATTATTCCGTGAGTTTACCCTGGTAAAAGTGCTTTTCATCCTCGGGGGCCTTGCATCGGCTGTCCTCGTATCCCGCATTCCCGGGCGGTACATCCTGGCAATGAAATACCCTTTTATCGCCCTCTCCCTCCTCGCAACCGCAGGGTTCTTCTTTTACCCTCCGCTCCACACCAAGGTCCCCATGGAGCCTGTCGTCATATTCCTCTCCTTTTATGCCATCGCCTTTTACCTCATCTCTTTAGGAGACAAGGGCAAGGGTCTCTACAAGGAGGGGCTGGCCCTTTCCATACTCTTTTTAAGCTCCTGCTTCAACTTCTTCCTCATGGGCAAACCCCTGATATTCCTCGCCATGGCGCTCGCAATCATGCTTTTCCTCTTCGTCATCGGCAGGCACCAGCTCATGGCAGTGATCGCCCTCTATACGGCAGGCATCCTCGTCTACCTCCTCTTTGCCCGGAAAGGGTTTTCAGGCATGGGGCTTAGAATGGGGGATATCGACCGGTACATCCTTCTCGCTGCGACCTTCATCCTTCTCATGTTCAGCTTCGCAGGGTTCATGAAGAAGCCCGATTTCGCCAAGATCCTCGTCTTTTTCGGCTTCGTCTACATTGCCGTCGATTTCCTCCTCGTCCTCGGATTTAAGCTGAGCGCCGGCCTCCTCTATCAGCCGGTCATCGCCCTTCTCATTGCCGCGCCTCTCATGGGAATGATGATGAGAGCGGAAAGGGGGCGGGCATGAAGCTCTTTATTTCCGCGGGAGGCACGGGGGGACATATATTCCCCGGCATCGCCGTGGCGGAAGCCTTTTCCGGATTGCCCGGGACCAATGAGGCGGTCTTCGTGGGTACGCCCTACGGCCTTGAAAGCACGCTCATCCCGCCCTACGGATACCGGCTCCTCTTCATCAAGGCACGCCAGTTCCTGGGGCAGTCGGCCGTAAAGAAAGTGGGAACCCTTCTGGCCGTGGTGAAAGGCATACTGGTCGCCCTCTCGATGATACGAAAAGAGAAGCCCGACGCGGTCCTCGGCATGGGGGGCTTTACCTCGGTGCCCGTGGTCCTCGCCGCCGTACTCTCCGGCACACCCAGCTTTCTCCATGAGCAGAACGTCCAGCCGGGCCTTGCGAACAAGATCCTCTCCCGGTTCACGAAGGGGATCTTCATAAGCTTCGACGAGACGGAGCAGTACATAAAGAGCAAAAAAGTCATCCATACGGGCAATCCGCTCAGGAAGAGGCTTACCGCCGCCCATGAGCCAAAGGATGAGTTGACCTTCGGCATCTTCGTCTTCGGGGGCAGCCGCGGGGCCCACAGCATCAACCTCTCGATCATCTCCCTCCTGCCTTATCTCGAAGGCCATGACGAGGTCGTCATCTACCACCAGACCGGTCCCCAGGACTATGAGATGGTGAAGGACGCCTACGAGAAAAGCGGGGTGCGCCATGAGGTCTTCCCCTTCACCGATGCCATGGAAAAATATTATGGACTCTCCGACGTCGTCATATCCCGGGCAGGGGCAAGCACTATTTTCGAGCTCGCCTTTTTTAAAAAGGCCGCCATACTCATCCCCTATCCTTATTCCGCGGGGGGACACCAGTGGAAGAACGCGACCTATGTGGAGAATATAGGCGGGGGATATGTGATAGGCGACGACGAGGCGACCGGTGAAAGGCTCTATCAAGCGGTGGGCCACCTCATGAAAGAAAAGGGGCTTATCAGCGACATGGGCGTAAACATTGGGCGCATTTACAAAGACGATGCGGCGGAGCAGATAATCAGGGGGATATTTCATGGTATTTCATAAAATAGATACAATCC
The nucleotide sequence above comes from Syntrophorhabdaceae bacterium. Encoded proteins:
- a CDS encoding UDP-N-acetylmuramoyl-L-alanyl-D-glutamate--2,6-diaminopimelate ligase, with the translated sequence MHHLRENEQVMKLAALIDGLNVTRITGDGAVEITGITKDSRSAGRGSLFFATKKSMAYIEEALRLGATAVAAEETPERPVPCLILTPDVDELLGNVAARFFGMPSKDLFVAGITGTNGKTTTTFLMESMAREAGRNAGVIGTISYRYGGQVLSAPNTTPGAVELHGLLQEMRLAGTEIVAMEVSSHALDQKRVEGIDFDMAIFTNLTQDHLDYHKTMEEYKEAKTLLFTRYLEMSAKKRKYAVLNLDDPEVAVFQPGLNVRTLTYSIHEEADAFLVSGTETIDGLSLRVSLRGETMDLRSGLVGMFNASNILAACLFGYGAALPREAIQKGVEHLTGVPGRLERVANGQGISVFVDYAHTPDALQKVLGLLGRLKTGRLIVVFGCGGDRDAAKRPIMGGIASHLADFSIVTSDNPRSEKPEKIVKEIVSGFNGGPFKTIENRRDAITEGLSMARPGDVVLIAGKGHEDYQIIGDRTLHFSDREVAEEYLNVAHG
- the murF gene encoding UDP-N-acetylmuramoyl-tripeptide--D-alanyl-D-alanine ligase, with the translated sequence MWPTAEVIKAVGGTAYRVERESFASISTDTRTIGKGDLYIPLTGANFDGHFFVEQAYEASLGGALCEKGREEIYKKVKGTVILVENTVQALLDLARWKRQTLTGTCIAITGSNGKTTTKEILVDMMKRSFSVAYNEKNFNNLIGVSKSILSIEGQPQVLVFELGTNSPGEIKALARTTLPDCSLITNINPSHLEGLFDVEGVLAEKLDLFHSTREGGKVFINADDPYLAAAYQETGRETCVYGIAREAPFHLRVDRDLGWVGSEITLTFPGAEIRAVTRLLGTHNLYNILAASAIAYSAGLGADAIGQTIETFRPFSMRFTVKKSPRGFTVVDDTYNANPASMEWAIRTLESLPCQGKRLAVLGDMRELGEKSAFYHRELGRFLKGTSLPVIALVGESMKEAYVELGADRARLFSDKAALITYVEGALEEGDVILVKGSRAAKMEEIVEALIS
- the mraY gene encoding phospho-N-acetylmuramoyl-pentapeptide-transferase; translation: MIYHLLYPLHTTITFFNVFRYITFRTVLATLSALIISFFLTPYAIRKFNEWKIKSDTREDVPERHAQKSGTPTMGGFVILVSTIIPTLCWADLTNEYIWLVTFTMLGFGAIGFIDDARKLGSTKGKGITGRMKLLLQILLALLISAFVYSRPGFNAELTIPFFKNATPDLGIFYIILGVIIVVGSSNGVNLTDGLDGLAIGPVLTVCSTFLLFAYLVGNVKFAQYLQIFYVRGAGELTILCGAMLGAGIGFLWYNTFPAELFMGDTGSLSLGASLGAIAIIIKQEALLVIAGGIFVIETVSVIIQVLSFKYRGKRVFRMAPIHHHFELKGWNEGKIVVRFWIISVILGLIALSTLKLR
- the murD gene encoding UDP-N-acetylmuramoyl-L-alanine--D-glutamate ligase; translated protein: MSLPDHILIVGLGKSGVALAKFLYGTGRKIAITDAKTREALAPSLKALEGIQFEGFFGGHEGDFLASYPFVVVSPGVDSRLPFLMEAKAKGIPVIGEIELAARFTSEPIIAVTGTNGKTTTTTLLGDIFSRAFKGVFVGGNIGNPFINHVAAKEDGSYVILEVSSFQLETVETFRPQTALLLNITEDHLDRYGSYKEYTDAKYRIFENQSSTDFAVVRAGLAHEGLKAHTLFFSSTGPVAEGAFLEGDLMKVRVKGKEFLYKRSLSRLVGVHNTENLLAALITAHIHDIDQEIIEGALNQFKGLAHRVEPVREIGGVVFYNDSKATNVDATKRALESMNSKVVLIAGGKDKGGSYRSIAGLKEKLRAMVLIGEAKERIAREIGDITQVYMETDMQGAVERALTIARKGDGVLFSPMCSSFDMFRDYKERGNIFKGIVESL
- the murG gene encoding undecaprenyldiphospho-muramoylpentapeptide beta-N-acetylglucosaminyltransferase; this translates as MKLFISAGGTGGHIFPGIAVAEAFSGLPGTNEAVFVGTPYGLESTLIPPYGYRLLFIKARQFLGQSAVKKVGTLLAVVKGILVALSMIRKEKPDAVLGMGGFTSVPVVLAAVLSGTPSFLHEQNVQPGLANKILSRFTKGIFISFDETEQYIKSKKVIHTGNPLRKRLTAAHEPKDELTFGIFVFGGSRGAHSINLSIISLLPYLEGHDEVVIYHQTGPQDYEMVKDAYEKSGVRHEVFPFTDAMEKYYGLSDVVISRAGASTIFELAFFKKAAILIPYPYSAGGHQWKNATYVENIGGGYVIGDDEATGERLYQAVGHLMKEKGLISDMGVNIGRIYKDDAAEQIIRGIFHGIS